The sequence GCACCTTGCTCTCTTCCGAGAACGATGATCGTTTAACCCAAACCTACGCCATCAACCTTAGCGGTCCCATTCAAACAGATAAACTTTTTTTTGGTCTCGCCGGCAAATTCTACCAGAAAGACGGTTTCATCGAAAACACAGCAACCGGAGAGCCCGCAGATGACAGAGAACACTGGTTTGGCAGGGCACATCTGCGCTGGACACCCACGGATCAATTGGACATCTCTTTTATTGCAACACAACTCAAATATGACGAGGGCGGGTTGAACGCGAACTTAACAGAATATGGGGCGTCGCTGTACGGGTTGCCTGCGCCCGACTACCGCAAGGTCTCTTCCAATTTTAAGGGGGAAAACAATAGTTCACGACAAACCCAATCCCTTAAAATTAACTATGAGATCAACGAAGCGTTTCAATTAACCTCTGTTACGTCGAGAAGAGTCCATCATGACAGGATGACCAATGATTGGGACTTCAGTAGTGCAACGTTATCACATAATGATAAGAAAAACGAATACAGCACATTATCCCAGGAACTGCGCTTGAACTATGACAATGGCGGTGTGAAGTGGATTGCAGGCGTCTACGGTGATAAGGATGAGTCGGAATACAACGCTGAGACCTTGACCCGTATTAACGACAGGGATATCGATTCAAACACCTATGCTGTTTTTACCAATCTGACCTATCCGCTGTCCCAACGGTTTAGCCTTACCGGCGGCTTGCGATACGAAAAAACGGAAAAGGACCTTCAAGATCATATCAAAGCAAGGAGTGCCGATGGTTCATGGAATGCTTTAACGCCAAAATTTGCCCTTGAATACCGGCCGTTGCCGGGAATCATGACTTATATAAGCGCATCCAAAGGATACCGCGCCGGAGGATTTAATCTTTTTGCCGCAGATTCGGAATATGACACCTTTGATGAAGAAGAACTCTGGAATTATGAAATCGGCGTGAAAAACACCTTTTTTAATAACAGACTGGTTGTCAACGCCTGTATTTTTCTGATGGATATTTCCGATATGCAGGTGACGCAGAAGATTTCAGAAGATAAATCTTATTTAACCAACGCGGCTGAAGCAACCGGTAAAGGGGTGGAGTTGGAGTTGACGGGCAAAATAACCACCGGCCTGACCGTCATGGCCGGTTTCGGCTATACCCACATTGAATTTGACGATTTTAAAGATAAATTCGGAACCGGAGATTACCAGGGAAACACAAGTCCATATAGTCCTGAGTACACATTTAATATCGGTGCCCAATACCGTTGGGAAAACGGCTTCTATGCCAGGGCGGATTTGGTTGGTTATGGTGAAATGTATTTTGGCACAACCAACAAATATAAACGGGATCCTTATCAAATCGTCAACGCCAAAATCGGATACGAGACAGAGCATTTTGATATCTACCTCTACGGCAAAAATATCTTTGATGAGAAATACGATTCTATTAATGGGGATTGCATCACCTATAGTAACCCGGGAGAGGTGGGTCTTCAGGTGACCTACCGTTTATAGAATCTTTGGGAAAACCTTTCCCAGGCAAACGACCCTAAAGACGCCGCCTTAAAATCTCCAAGATCTTAAGATTTAATTTATAATTAAAACAATTGACAAATTATAAATATAAGTTAGATACTTGAAACAATATTTGAGATTTTTAATAAATCTCACCGTAAAACAAAATAAATTGAAAGTAGTTGATTCCGGCAGAATATGGATTTGAATGGTTGGTTTGGACGTGTCATCGGTTTATTCGAACTTGGTTTCAAGGATCTGTTGCAATGGGAAAAATATATAAAGCACCTCAAGACCTGGCAAATGCCTCGGAAAACAACCGGTTATCCCTTTCCCCGTCCATAGGAAAGGGATACATACAAAGGGTCCGCCTCAAATCCGGGATACAACTGAACATAGCGGATTACACCCTCCGGCACCCCGTAACCATGGATTTGAAGCCTCCCTTTCAGCCCATTGGATTTGGTTTCCGGTTGTCCGGGTACAGCCGGGGCTATCCGGCAGGTGAAAAAACAAGCAGGAATTTCAAACCGGGGCAAGCCGGTTTTGTCTGCTTTCCGGACATAGAAGGTCTTACCATAACCACGGGTCCGGAACGGATCGTACATATTGGTATTTTTATGGATTTTACGCAGTTTTGTGCCTTTGCCCAGGGGGAAACTGAAAGGTTGCCGTTTCAGCTTGATAACCTGTCAACCGGAGCATCCATCCATGAAGGACGGATCACGCCGGCCATGCGT is a genomic window of uncultured Desulfobacter sp. containing:
- a CDS encoding TonB-dependent receptor, producing the protein MNLFFKPIIFLGTAILLLSAYHPAIAGQTIKDQSETSETLETITVTAQKQEENIQDVPMGITAFTAQGIDDAKIESLSDLADFVPNLTIFDGGASGNNTPSMRGVHAPFSTLTLSTGLFIDGVPVQSIAGFEATFLDIERVEVLRGPQGTLYGKNTEAGVINIITRQPDNNFNGSLSANIGTLLSSENDDRLTQTYAINLSGPIQTDKLFFGLAGKFYQKDGFIENTATGEPADDREHWFGRAHLRWTPTDQLDISFIATQLKYDEGGLNANLTEYGASLYGLPAPDYRKVSSNFKGENNSSRQTQSLKINYEINEAFQLTSVTSRRVHHDRMTNDWDFSSATLSHNDKKNEYSTLSQELRLNYDNGGVKWIAGVYGDKDESEYNAETLTRINDRDIDSNTYAVFTNLTYPLSQRFSLTGGLRYEKTEKDLQDHIKARSADGSWNALTPKFALEYRPLPGIMTYISASKGYRAGGFNLFAADSEYDTFDEEELWNYEIGVKNTFFNNRLVVNACIFLMDISDMQVTQKISEDKSYLTNAAEATGKGVELELTGKITTGLTVMAGFGYTHIEFDDFKDKFGTGDYQGNTSPYSPEYTFNIGAQYRWENGFYARADLVGYGEMYFGTTNKYKRDPYQIVNAKIGYETEHFDIYLYGKNIFDEKYDSINGDCITYSNPGEVGLQVTYRL
- a CDS encoding helix-turn-helix transcriptional regulator codes for the protein MGKIYKAPQDLANASENNRLSLSPSIGKGYIQRVRLKSGIQLNIADYTLRHPVTMDLKPPFQPIGFGFRLSGYSRGYPAGEKTSRNFKPGQAGFVCFPDIEGLTITTGPERIVHIGIFMDFTQFCAFAQGETERLPFQLDNLSTGASIHEGRITPAMRDAIFQIFNCPYQGWAKSFFLESKVLELMAHKIGQIEAAGTRTPDVNPLPAQDVERIREAARLLACDLETPLDLNQLAQSVGMCRSKLHRCFRMFYGITPFEYLRNRRLETAMDFLMDGVMNVSEAAYAVGYSCPSHFTKAFKKYFGHLPSKNAVK